The Amblyomma americanum isolate KBUSLIRL-KWMA chromosome 6, ASM5285725v1, whole genome shotgun sequence genome has a window encoding:
- the LOC144136447 gene encoding uncharacterized protein LOC144136447 has translation MPCCKQQESRVSLHLWPALIGCLLHSSRPDMDQQASSGSRDPREAPTRDDLTSHARESGLEQPLRPSHHPLIFQVDLHPPSSGQNVGVWEARVPTVRPSSTGEENGATARGGASSVVAEWPPREGTGTLPLSVYMACLSLDSCQMSTQHCRLEAACCCESHGATERSPLPSNTDSCQASASGHADISTTRSSRSRCSLDDEPSNYTLVLKPKALKPCPARGSVHSVHSAHSACSVGGASFERPEIVSRPGSTPSQVLSSSDEGRELLPHMPYSSPNSPVPFLAASGDADVHRNKEANTLAATCSNCRRSRSTTVESKKHLRSKKRKENSRAERCCSEEIGMHSTCESVEDSSGPVGKASLRYSLGSCLGARGQSASRSAEKASSSKRRFSFTLPNALLNVFRRSSGAPPSVRNNSSQTDPYPEEVVRCSEKATSPYAVRALPPLPGNAAVALCDHFGGADAVSCASDDSDRKSLDYASSIEKVKDCGWYWGPISGETAERLLAHEPDGSFVVRDSSDEHYIFSLTFKLNGFVRHVRIEHDQGNFSFGCLQKFHSNTIVDFIENAVEHSRSGRYLFFLHRRPVLGPMRVQLLHPVSRFKQVQSLQHLCRFSILKTIRRDFVDALPLPSRLKAYLNTPHYYSEELADSVALGDGGPLAAVQSSEQHSGPPFSPS, from the exons ATGCCTTGCTGTAAACAGCAGGAGAGCCGAGTGTCCCTCCACCTATGGCCTGCCCTGATTGGATGCCTCCTGCACAGCTCACGGCCTGACATGGACCAACAGGCTTCCTCAGGAAGCCGCGACCCCCGTGAGGCACCCACTCGGGATGACCTCACCAGCCATGCTCGGGAGAGTGGCCTCGAACAGCCGCTTCGTCCGAGCCACCATCCTCTCATCTTTCAAGTTGACCTCCACCCACCGTCTTCAGGCCAGAATGTAGGAGTGTGGGAAGCAAGGGTTCCAACTGTTCGGCCATCTTCTACAGGCGAGGAAAATGGAGCAACGGCGAGAGGTGGAGCTTCATCTGTGGTTGCAGAGTGGCCACCTAGAGAAGGCACTGGGACACTGCCTCTGAGTGTCTACATGGCCTGTCTGTCACTGGACTCCTGCCAGATGTCCACTCAGCACTGTCGTCTTgaagctgcttgctgctgtgagTCGCATGGTGCCACAGAAAGGTCACCATTGCCTTCCAATACAGATAGCTGCCAAGCATCTGCATCAGGTCACGCCGACATCTCGACAACAAGATCATCAAGGTCGCGCTGCTCTCTGGATGATGAGCCTTCCAACTACACACTCGTCCTCAAGCCCAAAGCGTTAAAACCTTGCCCTGCACGGGGCTCCGTCCACTCTGTTCATTCTGCCCACTCAGCATGTTCAGTTGGGGGTGCCTCGTTTGAAAGGCCCGAAATCGTGAGCCGTCCAGGAAGCACTCCGTCACAGGTACTCAGCTCGAGCGATGAGGGCCGTGAACTGCTTCCACACATGCCCTACAGCAGTCCCAACAGTCCCGTTCCATTCTTGGCAGCATCAGGCGACGCAGATGTGCACAGGAACAAGGAAGCCAACACGCTGGCAGCTACATGCAGCAACTGTCGCAGGTCGCGCTCCACCACAGTAGAATCAAAAAAACACCTTAGAAGCAAGAAGAGAAAAGAGAACTCCCGGGCTGAGCGGTGCTGTTCAGAAGAGATTGGCATGCACAGCACCTGTGAAAGCGTTGAAGACTCTTCTGGGCCTGTTGGAAAGGCTTCCTTGCGTTACTCACTGGGCTCTTGCCTGGGTGCCAGGGGCCAGAGTGCATCGAGGTCTGCAGAAAAAGCATCATCATCCAAGCGACGCTTTTCGTTCACATTGCCCAATGCACTGCTGAACGTTTTCCGCAGATCGTCTGGTGCCCCTCCCTCTGTACGAAACAATTCCAGCCAGACTGATCCATACCCAGAGGAGGTGGTTCGCTGCAGCGAGAAAGCAACCAGTCCCTATGCTGTACGTGCACTGCCTCCGCTTCCAGGGAATGCAGCTGTGGCCCTGTGTGACCACTTTGGAGGGGCTGATGCAGTCAGCTGTGCTTCGGATGACTCCGACCGAAAGAGCCTTGACTATGCATCCAGCATAGAGAAAGTCAAGGAT TGTGGCTGGTACTGGGGTCCCATCAGTGGAGAAACTGCTGAACGGCTGCTGGCACATGAGCCGGATGGGTCCTTCGTGGTGCGCGACAGCTCTGATGAGCACTACATCTTCAGTTTGACTTTCAAGCTCAATGGCTTCGTGCGACATGTCCGCATTGAGCACGACCAAG GCAACTTCAGCTTTGGCTGCCTGCAGAAGTTCCACAGCAACACCATTGTGGATTTCATTGAGAATGCGGTGGAGCACTCGCGCAGCGGCCGCTATCTGTTCTTCCTGCACCGGCGGCCTGTGCTAGGCCCCATGCGGGTGCAGCTGCTACACCCAGTGTCCCGCTTCAAGCAAGTCCAGTCACTCCAGCACCTCTGCCG